CGTCATTAAACGCGTTTTCGATTGCGTGAGTTTTACTTTGATGCCACGATACAACCAAGGTAGCGCCCATAAAAAGAAAATGAGCATCACAAAACCCGAAGCAATCACAATCGGTAGTTGTCGAGCTTCCACTGGTAGCAACGATATCATCGTCAGCCAAGCTGCTAGTGCTTGAAAAATCGGATTAAGTAACACCAATAATCCATTGCTTCCATTTTGAATCCAATCAGTGAGATCGCTACCATAATTGTTTTGGAAGAATACAGGTAGCCACACTAAACCACCCAAAAACGTCCCCACTGCAACGAGCAAAATTTGCCACCAAGGATCAGCACTCCACATTAACCGAAAGCGAGTACGCCGATGCTGACGCCACCACAACACGCTTAACACAATAGCTTCAGCACACAAAGTCAACACAAAAAAATAGTGCGTGGCCATTCCTAAAAAATTTGCAGCAACCCAAACAATAACGAGCCACAGAGGTATTAGTTGACGGTACTCAAGCCGTCGAATTGCGATCGCTAAACAACTCAAAGAAGCAATCACCCATAAAATTGCCAGTGTGTAATGTCGGGCTTCTTGCGCTAGAAAAATGCCATAAGGCGAAACCGCCATCATCGCTGCCGCTAGCTGACTCACAAGGCGGGAACGAAAACTCAGCCAACTCAATCCATAAATTGCTGGAATCGATACCGCACCAAGTAACGCCGGAAGCGATCGCGCCACCCATACTGAAACCAAATCGGTTGACTGCGGCAACCAAAAATTCATCCACAAATGCGCTAGCACAAAGTACAGTGGTGGATGATTGCTTTCTGTGATTAAGTTTTGAACGACTTGGACAACGCCATGATTTGGGTTACGCTGCAACGGTTGCAAAAGTGTATCAAGCGCGATCACCTGATTCAAAGGAACACCAAGAAAACTATTACCCAAGCTAAAAACTAGCGTTGAGAACTCATCTGTCCATGGTGGTTTACTAGCAAGTAGCGTCAACCGCAAACCAACAGCGATCGCTGTCCATCCCAGCAGTAACAATATATCTTGGTATTCGGTCTTGAGCTTGTGATTGCGATTTGACATCGGTAAAGAAGTGTTATTTAAAGGCTGGTAACTGGTCATTCGTCATTGGTAATCCGTTAACTAGTCTTTATTACCTGTTACCCGTTACCCAACACAGAAAAAGTGTCATGACTCATCAGTTTTTTAATATTTACTGACACAATTGAAACAGAAGTGCAGTTAATTCCTGATGTTCTGTGACTAATAAAGCTGTTGAAAAGATTCTGGCGCGTGTTTTGACAGGTGACGAATTATCTCCACAAGCGGGAGTTATTTTGTTACAGCAGACTGATGTAGAAGCGATCGCAGCAATTCGCGATACCGCCGATGAACTCCGCCGCCTACAGACAGGTGATACTGTAACATATGTCATTAATCGTAATATTAACTTTACTAACATTTGCGAACAGCACTGTAGTTTCTGCGCATTTCGCCGCG
The genomic region above belongs to Chroogloeocystis siderophila 5.2 s.c.1 and contains:
- a CDS encoding glycosyltransferase family 39 protein — encoded protein: MSNRNHKLKTEYQDILLLLGWTAIAVGLRLTLLASKPPWTDEFSTLVFSLGNSFLGVPLNQVIALDTLLQPLQRNPNHGVVQVVQNLITESNHPPLYFVLAHLWMNFWLPQSTDLVSVWVARSLPALLGAVSIPAIYGLSWLSFRSRLVSQLAAAMMAVSPYGIFLAQEARHYTLAILWVIASLSCLAIAIRRLEYRQLIPLWLVIVWVAANFLGMATHYFFVLTLCAEAIVLSVLWWRQHRRTRFRLMWSADPWWQILLVAVGTFLGGLVWLPVFFQNNYGSDLTDWIQNGSNGLLVLLNPIFQALAAWLTMISLLPVEARQLPIVIASGFVMLIFFLWALPWLYRGIKVKLTQSKTRLMTRVFVGIVCSAIALFFFFTYVFGIDLTRGARYNFVYFPAVMVLLGASLAVCWRTPDQQGKRAVALIWLMGLLSAITVVCNLGYQKYYRPDLMLEIMQNASRSPILIATTHKTHVQIGEMMGLGREFKLAGIDTPQFLLARETSAPTTTLQQAVNNFPRPLDLWLINFHAPLAVDSCTFDALSSPPVNGYNYQLYRCN